A genomic stretch from Methanobacterium sp. includes:
- a CDS encoding methanogenesis marker 7 protein — MYETLTYTGGVHKHEEVTELIEDLGGFVLQENLSQMDLVITLAVPIEDVDKVKEKAKELLGTVKIAPMAGTEIAIVSPTLARQHLPHSACDISEYLRRFGAKDNMIGLSRGAGKGISRISEDEKNLIEEHDLAVFALGSFRECILNKTHLFEDIEIPVVVTGAPDINAEDIPGATAYVGGLGRIPRRLKRGENIRALRNLVEVVEGILDDRRNEIAEDPPIVPSILVKTEIENQIPAIKEVYSPLPVVSQLDGVRIKLDYDNYKDEIGKVKVDDYALEDVSEIKRSFMYDYTLVKLLPESSIL, encoded by the coding sequence ATGTATGAAACCCTGACTTATACTGGTGGAGTTCACAAGCACGAGGAAGTAACAGAATTAATAGAGGATTTAGGAGGCTTTGTACTCCAAGAAAACCTCAGCCAGATGGATCTGGTTATAACTCTCGCAGTTCCTATAGAAGATGTTGATAAAGTAAAAGAAAAGGCTAAAGAACTCTTAGGAACCGTAAAAATAGCTCCAATGGCAGGAACAGAAATAGCAATAGTTTCTCCAACACTGGCCCGGCAACATCTACCTCATTCTGCATGCGATATATCAGAATACCTCCGAAGATTCGGGGCAAAGGATAATATGATAGGCCTTTCTCGCGGAGCAGGAAAAGGAATTTCCAGAATCTCAGAAGATGAAAAGAACCTTATTGAAGAGCATGATCTGGCAGTTTTTGCACTAGGGAGCTTTAGAGAATGTATATTAAATAAAACACACCTTTTTGAAGATATAGAAATACCAGTAGTTGTTACTGGAGCACCAGACATAAATGCAGAGGATATTCCTGGCGCCACAGCTTATGTGGGGGGTTTAGGCAGAATTCCGCGAAGACTTAAACGTGGAGAAAACATAAGGGCTCTTAGAAATCTTGTTGAAGTAGTTGAAGGCATTTTAGATGATAGGAGAAATGAAATAGCTGAAGATCCACCAATAGTGCCTTCAATACTTGTTAAAACAGAGATAGAAAACCAAATACCTGCCATAAAAGAAGTTTACTCACCATTACCAGTTGTAAGCCAACTTGATGGAGTGAGAATTAAACTGGACTATGATAATTATAAAGATGAAATTGGGAAGGTCAAAGTAGACGATTACGCGTTAGAGGACGTTTCTGAAATTAAAAGATCATTTATGTATGATTACACCCTGGTGAAACTGTTACCAGAATCATCTATTTTATAA
- a CDS encoding metallophosphoesterase, which yields MRRIIQSAMFVSIFFIGLMALNYYIFFRMEMLLNISSNNVYIFIFISAISFPIATVLEREISHILTRAFYTISAVWVGISFYALFLLLGYEILKLIINIPPVTAGIGIITLTSIMSAYSIVNNIPLEIKELEIFIPNLRRDMKIVQLSDIHMGSIRNSGFLKKIVEKTNELNPDIVLITGDTIDGSAPLHPYMFNATNNLKAPIFLIIGNHEIYEGLENVLEILKTTNINILRDEVVEIQDIQIIGVDYSFERHHLKKVLSQLEIDRSKPSILMYHVPTEIEAANNAGINLQISGHTHKGQLFPFNFLGRLAFPYFNGLYEHNGTKIYVSSGTGTWGPPMRFGSKNEITLIKLKKEHQNR from the coding sequence ATGAGAAGAATAATCCAGTCGGCAATGTTTGTATCCATATTTTTCATAGGGTTAATGGCCCTAAATTACTATATTTTCTTTAGAATGGAAATGTTACTTAACATATCAAGTAACAATGTTTATATCTTCATATTTATCTCTGCAATATCCTTTCCTATTGCAACCGTGCTTGAAAGGGAAATATCACATATATTAACACGTGCCTTTTATACTATTTCTGCTGTATGGGTAGGAATCTCATTTTATGCGCTATTCCTCCTTTTGGGCTATGAAATACTGAAATTAATTATTAATATCCCTCCAGTAACAGCAGGAATTGGAATAATAACACTTACCTCCATCATGAGCGCATATTCTATTGTTAACAATATACCGCTGGAAATTAAGGAACTTGAAATCTTTATTCCTAATTTAAGGAGAGATATGAAAATAGTTCAACTCAGCGATATACATATGGGTTCAATTAGAAATTCAGGGTTTCTGAAGAAAATAGTAGAAAAAACAAACGAATTAAATCCAGATATTGTGTTAATAACTGGCGATACAATAGATGGAAGTGCCCCGTTACATCCATACATGTTCAATGCTACAAATAATCTTAAAGCACCCATATTTCTTATTATAGGTAATCATGAAATCTATGAAGGACTGGAAAATGTTTTAGAAATCCTTAAAACAACAAATATTAATATATTACGAGATGAAGTGGTTGAGATTCAAGATATACAGATAATTGGTGTTGATTATTCCTTTGAAAGACACCATCTTAAGAAGGTTCTCTCCCAATTAGAAATAGACAGATCCAAACCATCTATTTTGATGTACCACGTACCTACCGAAATAGAAGCTGCAAATAACGCGGGTATTAACTTACAAATTTCAGGGCACACCCATAAAGGTCAGCTTTTCCCATTTAATTTTCTGGGACGCCTGGCTTTTCCTTATTTCAATGGACTCTATGAACATAATGGAACAAAAATTTATGTATCATCTGGAACTGGAACATGGGGACCTCCAATGAGATTTGGCTCAAAAAATGAAATAACCCTAATTAAACTAAAAAAAGAACATCAAAATAGGTAG
- the mmp10 gene encoding methyl coenzyme M reductase-arginine methyltransferase Mmp10 (Mmp10 (methanogenesis marker protein 10) is a cobalamin-requiring radical SAM methyltransferase that creates the methylarginine modification to methyl coenzyme M reductase.): protein MQIVADVGGIPGKDCNGFCKYCYFRKVKGIEALGCKNCSPSKVGCESCTTGVRETGNEFLQPFLVVSSVQSTLMLGNYRDSNLKVNISGGGDVSCYPHLLEIVSAFSDFGLPMHLGYTSGKGINDAKTAEELVSKEVKEVTFTTFSTDPQIRREWVNDKTPEESLKALQIFCESAEVHAASVIVPGVNDGEDLINTCTNLEEWGAKAFILMRFANFYNQGLILGNEPIYDVEPHSLDEFEALVRKINDEFNFKVTGTPVCDPDNDTPFAISKDKNKEYLDILSDVTSEATILTSKVSAPFIERIIENIEADSLVNVVAVDQDIGCLITQKDLEETDLSLLKETVLIPGRAFVHDKVAEEILSRDGVDRLVARGPDKLTVDGEMSGTLSNDDILKSELIAFEDLIGAINFFGVRVKK from the coding sequence ATGCAAATTGTAGCAGATGTAGGTGGAATACCTGGTAAAGACTGTAACGGCTTTTGTAAATACTGTTATTTTAGAAAAGTTAAAGGTATAGAAGCTTTAGGCTGTAAAAACTGTTCTCCCAGCAAAGTAGGCTGTGAAAGTTGCACAACTGGAGTTAGGGAAACAGGAAATGAGTTTCTTCAACCGTTTTTAGTTGTAAGTTCAGTTCAAAGCACTCTCATGTTAGGAAATTACCGTGATTCAAACCTTAAAGTTAATATAAGCGGTGGTGGTGATGTTAGCTGCTATCCTCACCTGCTTGAAATTGTTTCTGCATTTTCAGACTTTGGGCTTCCTATGCATCTTGGATATACAAGTGGTAAGGGTATCAATGATGCTAAAACAGCTGAAGAACTTGTTTCAAAGGAAGTTAAGGAAGTTACTTTCACCACGTTTTCAACAGATCCACAGATTAGGAGAGAATGGGTAAATGATAAAACACCTGAGGAATCTCTTAAAGCACTTCAAATATTCTGTGAAAGTGCTGAAGTACATGCTGCATCGGTAATTGTGCCTGGAGTGAATGATGGTGAAGATTTAATCAATACCTGCACTAATTTGGAAGAATGGGGTGCTAAAGCATTTATATTAATGCGATTTGCTAATTTCTATAACCAGGGATTGATATTGGGTAATGAACCCATATATGATGTAGAACCCCACTCTCTTGATGAATTTGAAGCATTAGTTAGAAAAATTAATGATGAATTCAACTTTAAAGTAACAGGAACTCCTGTTTGCGATCCTGATAATGATACTCCTTTTGCTATTTCAAAAGATAAAAATAAGGAGTATTTAGACATATTGTCTGATGTTACTTCAGAGGCCACTATATTAACAAGTAAAGTATCGGCTCCTTTTATTGAAAGAATAATTGAAAATATTGAAGCAGATTCCCTTGTGAATGTTGTTGCAGTTGATCAAGATATTGGATGTCTTATAACCCAAAAAGACCTTGAAGAAACAGATTTAAGCCTTTTAAAAGAAACTGTTCTTATTCCTGGCCGTGCCTTTGTACATGATAAAGTAGCAGAGGAAATTTTAAGCCGTGACGGCGTAGACCGGCTTGTTGCAAGAGGTCCAGATAAATTAACAGTTGATGGAGAAATGAGCGGAACTTTAAGCAATGATGACATTCTTAAAAGTGAATTGATTGCTTTTGAAGATCTTATTGGTGCCATAAACTTTTTTGGAGTTAGAGTTAAAAAATAA
- the mcrB gene encoding coenzyme-B sulfoethylthiotransferase subunit beta — protein MARFEDKIDLYDDRGNLVEEQVPLEALSPLRNPAIKSIVQGIKRTIAVNLEGVENALKSGKVAGGKILGREMDLDIVGNAEAIAQEAKEMILVEEGDDTNVELLAGGKRVLVQLPTARFEAAAEYSATSLVTATAFVQAIINQFDISMYDANMVKAAVMGRYPQTVEYAGGNIATMLDIPQKLEGPGYALRNVMVNHVVATTLKNTMQSAALSSILEQTAMFEMGDAVGRFERMHLLGLAYQGMNADNVVYDLVKDNGKEGTVGSVINDIVAKAEADGVIGVEKQLSDFKVYGTDDLAKWNAYAAAGQMAATMVNQGAARAAQGVSSTLLYYNDILEFATGLPGVDFGRAEGVAVGFSFFSHSIYGGGGPGIFNGNHIVTRHSKGFAIPCVAAAMALDAGTQMFSPEATSGLIKDVFSQVPEFREPLKYVVEAAVDIKGDI, from the coding sequence ATGGCAAGATTTGAAGATAAGATCGACTTGTACGACGACAGAGGCAATCTTGTTGAAGAACAAGTTCCACTAGAAGCCCTAAGTCCTTTGAGAAACCCTGCGATCAAAAGTATCGTACAAGGTATCAAGAGGACCATAGCAGTGAACCTAGAAGGTGTAGAGAACGCTCTAAAATCCGGAAAGGTCGCTGGTGGTAAGATATTAGGAAGAGAAATGGATCTAGATATAGTTGGAAATGCTGAAGCCATAGCACAAGAAGCAAAAGAAATGATTCTTGTAGAAGAGGGTGACGACACAAACGTTGAGCTCCTCGCAGGTGGAAAAAGAGTATTAGTACAACTACCAACTGCAAGATTTGAAGCAGCAGCTGAATACTCAGCAACATCATTAGTAACCGCTACTGCATTTGTTCAAGCTATAATAAACCAGTTTGACATCAGCATGTACGATGCAAACATGGTAAAAGCAGCTGTAATGGGTAGATACCCACAAACAGTTGAATACGCAGGCGGAAACATAGCTACCATGCTTGATATACCTCAAAAACTTGAAGGTCCAGGTTATGCACTCAGAAACGTTATGGTTAACCACGTTGTAGCAACAACACTCAAAAACACCATGCAATCAGCAGCTCTATCATCCATCCTTGAACAAACAGCAATGTTTGAAATGGGAGATGCAGTAGGTAGATTCGAAAGAATGCACCTTCTCGGATTAGCTTATCAAGGAATGAACGCAGACAATGTTGTATACGATCTCGTAAAAGACAACGGTAAAGAAGGAACTGTTGGATCAGTCATAAACGACATAGTAGCAAAAGCAGAAGCAGACGGAGTCATAGGTGTCGAAAAACAATTATCTGACTTCAAAGTATACGGAACAGACGACTTAGCTAAATGGAACGCATACGCAGCAGCAGGACAAATGGCAGCTACCATGGTAAACCAAGGTGCTGCAAGAGCCGCTCAAGGTGTATCCTCAACATTATTATACTACAACGATATTCTTGAATTCGCTACTGGATTACCTGGTGTAGACTTCGGTAGAGCTGAAGGTGTAGCAGTAGGATTCTCTTTCTTCAGTCACTCCATATATGGTGGAGGTGGACCTGGTATCTTTAACGGTAACCACATCGTTACAAGACACAGTAAAGGATTCGCTATACCATGCGTAGCAGCTGCAATGGCACTCGACGCAGGTACACAGATGTTCTCCCCAGAAGCAACCTCCGGACTAATTAAAGACGTATTTAGCCAAGTACCTGAATTCAGAGAACCACTCAAGTATGTAGTGGAGGCAGCAGTCGACATAAAAGGAGATATTTAA
- the mcrD gene encoding methyl-coenzyme M reductase operon protein D produces MDIEIFPHRLLNVDTAEKLLNSLDSIQGIKKMVIHGPRLPPVREGHSDRRTMVVNGEEVNVQVKPGRILLDIESEDIIDNIKEICEDDLPFGFNIHIGHFIRKQKTVTDQLKYGEELDEIPEEMVGLTDQNAKLSERAQILNRKKEE; encoded by the coding sequence ATGGACATCGAGATCTTTCCACACAGATTATTAAACGTAGATACTGCTGAAAAACTTTTAAACAGTCTTGATAGCATTCAAGGTATCAAAAAAATGGTTATACATGGACCAAGACTTCCTCCAGTAAGAGAAGGACACTCAGATCGTAGAACAATGGTTGTAAACGGAGAAGAAGTAAACGTACAGGTTAAACCTGGCAGAATTCTCCTGGACATTGAATCAGAGGATATCATTGACAATATTAAAGAAATCTGCGAAGATGATTTACCATTTGGATTTAACATTCACATAGGACACTTCATAAGAAAACAAAAGACAGTCACAGACCAGCTTAAATACGGGGAAGAATTAGATGAAATCCCTGAGGAAATGGTTGGATTAACTGACCAGAACGCTAAACTCAGTGAAAGGGCTCAAATACTTAACAGGAAAAAAGAAGAATGA
- the mcrC gene encoding methyl-coenzyme M reductase I operon protein C — MIGKGTHIVDCRETMGMGEGGGIAQRGTFAQSGSEVLTIAMSPGRRHITKPVCEITFALREANIMTSTLVLNAGAGVPQDAPSAGGGSLFGLTPKEIEQINKHKLIVVHLGGVKHHIVYKARLILRNTDVPCVVICEYPVDFEDFAKIGVKTKAVMPEEPKTKGEIVDIISGIIRGETAPQEKLDEIIRKVRLALGGA; from the coding sequence ATGATTGGCAAAGGGACACATATTGTAGATTGCAGAGAGACAATGGGAATGGGTGAAGGAGGAGGAATTGCCCAGAGAGGAACATTTGCACAAAGTGGAAGTGAAGTATTAACAATTGCAATGTCTCCTGGAAGGAGACACATAACAAAACCGGTTTGTGAAATAACATTTGCCCTAAGGGAGGCAAACATAATGACCAGCACGCTTGTCTTAAATGCTGGAGCTGGTGTTCCACAGGATGCTCCGTCAGCTGGAGGAGGCAGTCTTTTTGGACTCACTCCAAAGGAAATAGAGCAAATTAATAAGCATAAACTTATAGTGGTACATCTTGGAGGTGTGAAACATCACATCGTCTATAAAGCTCGGTTAATATTAAGAAACACAGACGTGCCTTGTGTAGTAATATGTGAATATCCTGTTGACTTTGAAGATTTTGCAAAAATCGGTGTTAAAACAAAAGCTGTGATGCCCGAAGAACCTAAAACAAAAGGTGAAATTGTGGATATAATAAGCGGTATTATTAGAGGCGAAACAGCCCCCCAAGAAAAGTTGGATGAAATTATTAGAAAAGTTAGGTTAGCACTAGGAGGTGCATGA
- the mcrG gene encoding coenzyme-B sulfoethylthiotransferase subunit gamma — protein MAKYYPGTTKVAQNRSNFQDPDYELEKLREVSDEDVVNILGHRAPGEEYPSAHPPLEEMDEPEDPIRELVEPLDGAKAGDRVRYIQFTDSMYNAPAQPFVRSRSYLCRYRGADAGTLSGRQIIETRERDLEKVSKELLETEFFDPARSGIRGKTVHGHSLRLDEDGMMFDMLRRLMLNKDTGIVSAVKNQIGDELDEPVALGAPLDEATLQAKTTIYRKDGEAYRDDKDAVEILHKIHVLRSQGGFYPE, from the coding sequence ATGGCAAAATATTATCCTGGAACAACTAAGGTTGCCCAAAATAGAAGTAATTTCCAAGACCCTGATTATGAACTTGAAAAACTAAGGGAAGTCTCTGACGAAGATGTTGTAAACATCTTAGGACACAGAGCTCCTGGTGAGGAATATCCAAGCGCTCACCCACCACTCGAAGAAATGGATGAACCAGAAGACCCAATTAGAGAACTTGTCGAGCCACTCGACGGTGCAAAAGCTGGTGACAGAGTAAGATACATTCAGTTTACTGACTCAATGTACAACGCTCCAGCTCAACCATTCGTAAGGTCAAGATCTTACCTCTGCAGGTACAGAGGAGCAGATGCAGGTACTCTCTCAGGAAGACAAATTATAGAAACAAGAGAAAGAGATCTGGAAAAAGTCTCAAAAGAACTTCTTGAAACTGAATTCTTTGACCCTGCAAGATCAGGTATCAGAGGAAAAACAGTTCACGGACACTCCCTAAGACTCGATGAAGATGGTATGATGTTTGACATGCTCAGAAGATTGATGTTAAACAAAGATACTGGAATAGTTTCAGCAGTCAAAAACCAAATTGGTGACGAGCTTGACGAACCAGTAGCTTTAGGAGCACCATTGGACGAAGCAACTCTCCAAGCAAAAACCACTATTTACAGAAAAGATGGTGAAGCTTACAGAGACGACAAGGACGCAGTAGAAATACTCCACAAAATACACGTACTAAGATCTCAAGGTGGATTCTACCCTGAATAA
- the mcrA gene encoding coenzyme-B sulfoethylthiotransferase subunit alpha has protein sequence MADKKFINALKKKFEEAPTEEKTTFYHFDGWRQSERKTEFVKAGKEIAAKRGIPMYNPDVGTPLGQRVLMPYQVSTTDTFVEGDDLHFVNNAAIQQMWDEIRRTVVVGLNTAHTVIEKRLGKEVTPETITHYLETVNHAMPGAAVVQEHMVETNPSLVADSYVKIFTGNDEIADEIDSAYVIDINKMFPDDQAEALKAEVGDAMWQVVRVPTIVSRTCDGGTTSRWSAMQIGMSMISAYKQAAGEAATGDFAYAAKHAEVVHMGSYLPVRRARGENEPGGVAFGFLADIVQSSRVNPEDPVKTTLDVVATGAMLYDQIWLGSYMSGGVGFTQYATAAYTDNVLDDFTYYGQEYVEDKFGMTEAPNTMETVLDVGSEVTFYALEQFEEYPALLETIFGGSQRASIVSAAAGCATAFATGNAQTGLSAWYLSMYLHKEQHSRLGFYGYDLQDQCGAANVFAIRGDEGLPLECRGPNYPNYAMNVGHQGEYAGISQAPHAARGDAFVFNPLVKIAFADDNLVFDFTQPRAEVAKGALREFEPAGERALISPAK, from the coding sequence ATGGCTGATAAAAAATTTATAAACGCTTTGAAAAAGAAATTTGAAGAAGCCCCAACAGAAGAAAAAACTACCTTTTACCACTTCGACGGATGGAGACAATCTGAAAGGAAAACCGAATTCGTTAAAGCAGGTAAAGAAATAGCCGCAAAACGTGGAATCCCAATGTACAACCCAGACGTTGGTACACCACTCGGTCAAAGGGTACTCATGCCTTACCAGGTTTCAACCACTGACACATTTGTTGAAGGTGACGATTTACACTTTGTAAACAACGCTGCAATCCAGCAAATGTGGGATGAAATAAGAAGAACTGTTGTTGTAGGTTTAAACACTGCACACACTGTTATTGAAAAAAGGTTAGGTAAAGAAGTAACTCCTGAAACAATTACTCATTACTTAGAAACTGTAAACCACGCTATGCCTGGTGCTGCAGTTGTACAAGAGCACATGGTGGAAACAAACCCATCACTTGTTGCAGACAGTTACGTGAAAATCTTCACTGGTAACGATGAAATAGCAGACGAAATTGACTCTGCATATGTCATAGACATAAACAAAATGTTCCCAGACGACCAAGCTGAAGCTTTAAAAGCTGAAGTAGGCGACGCAATGTGGCAAGTTGTAAGAGTACCAACCATAGTCTCAAGAACTTGTGACGGAGGTACAACTTCCCGATGGTCTGCTATGCAAATTGGTATGTCCATGATTTCTGCATACAAACAAGCAGCAGGAGAAGCCGCAACTGGTGACTTCGCTTACGCTGCAAAACACGCAGAAGTTGTACACATGGGATCATATCTCCCAGTAAGAAGAGCAAGAGGGGAAAACGAACCTGGAGGAGTTGCATTCGGTTTCTTAGCTGATATAGTACAATCCTCAAGAGTTAACCCTGAAGACCCAGTAAAAACAACCCTTGATGTTGTAGCTACTGGTGCAATGCTATACGACCAAATCTGGCTTGGTTCATACATGTCAGGTGGAGTAGGATTCACACAATACGCAACAGCAGCATACACTGATAACGTGCTTGACGACTTCACATACTACGGTCAAGAATACGTAGAAGACAAATTTGGAATGACCGAAGCACCTAACACCATGGAAACAGTCCTTGATGTAGGTTCAGAAGTTACATTCTACGCACTTGAACAGTTCGAAGAATACCCAGCACTCTTAGAAACCATATTTGGTGGATCACAAAGAGCATCCATAGTTTCAGCAGCTGCAGGTTGTGCAACTGCTTTCGCTACAGGAAACGCTCAAACTGGTCTAAGCGCATGGTACTTATCCATGTACTTACACAAAGAACAGCACTCCAGACTTGGATTCTACGGTTACGACTTGCAGGATCAGTGTGGTGCAGCTAACGTATTCGCAATAAGAGGAGACGAAGGTCTACCACTCGAATGCAGAGGACCTAACTATCCTAACTACGCTATGAACGTAGGTCACCAAGGTGAATACGCAGGTATTTCTCAAGCTCCACACGCAGCTAGAGGAGACGCATTTGTATTTAACCCACTGGTTAAAATTGCATTTGCTGACGACAACTTAGTGTTTGATTTCACTCAGCCACGTGCTGAAGTTGCAAAAGGTGCATTAAGAGAATTCGAACCAGCAGGAGAAAGAGCTCTTATCTCTCCAGCTAAATAA
- the mtrE gene encoding tetrahydromethanopterin S-methyltransferase subunit E has protein sequence MVVDPMIAGLGVVALMGAAATIAGAAEDLESDVGSMSNPNSQVQLAPQMGNLHRMFNKAVSGEPVQMGTLAGIAGSMAFVFMATLHLPVIMSIALGATVAALIHVALATSSHLGRIVGQSQFNQPLFMDVVTQHLGPIAGHGFIVTFSIVGLSYLMTLPIQGLGHPFALPLLAVLWGITIGAIGSSTGDVHYGAEREYQQYPFGGGIPVAIHGDITRNAELGARNSMDVVYFCAKFGGPVTGFCFGLIVFLSFWTTIVFGLVGGVVAGIVILILLIILNNRVEVFARKNYGPYLED, from the coding sequence ATGGTAGTAGACCCTATGATAGCAGGATTAGGTGTTGTTGCCCTTATGGGCGCTGCTGCAACTATTGCAGGAGCCGCAGAGGATCTGGAATCTGATGTAGGATCAATGAGTAACCCTAACTCTCAGGTCCAACTAGCCCCACAAATGGGAAACCTTCACAGAATGTTTAACAAAGCTGTGTCAGGTGAACCAGTACAAATGGGTACCTTAGCAGGTATAGCAGGTTCAATGGCCTTTGTATTTATGGCAACATTACACCTACCCGTCATAATGTCGATAGCTTTAGGTGCAACCGTAGCTGCCTTGATTCATGTGGCATTGGCAACATCATCACATTTAGGAAGGATTGTAGGTCAATCCCAATTTAACCAACCATTATTCATGGATGTTGTAACACAGCACTTAGGACCAATAGCAGGACACGGATTTATTGTAACATTTTCAATAGTAGGATTATCATACTTAATGACCTTACCAATTCAAGGACTAGGACACCCATTTGCATTACCTCTACTTGCAGTACTTTGGGGTATAACAATAGGTGCTATAGGTTCATCCACAGGGGACGTTCACTACGGTGCTGAAAGGGAATATCAACAATATCCATTTGGTGGAGGTATTCCAGTTGCTATTCACGGTGACATAACCAGAAATGCCGAACTCGGTGCAAGAAACTCAATGGATGTTGTGTACTTCTGTGCTAAGTTTGGTGGACCTGTAACTGGATTCTGCTTTGGATTAATTGTATTCCTAAGCTTCTGGACCACTATAGTCTTTGGATTAGTCGGTGGAGTAGTTGCAGGTATTGTGATACTCATACTATTGATAATCTTAAACAACAGAGTAGAAGTATTTGCCAGAAAGAATTACGGGCCATACTTAGAAGATTAA
- the mtrD gene encoding tetrahydromethanopterin S-methyltransferase subunit D, with the protein MDPLLLIGAVTVGGVLIGGGVHFIPVGGAPAAIATATGVGTGTAMLAAGGGMTGLITAAAMTGQPLWLVLASGAIGSALMLGITMLVGNWVYVFGVGCVPASAKVDTDPLTKYEQSKFVTPGTEGHGIPTVCFVSGIIGGLLGGIGGGLAYYYLYDALIQIPAYAVKSGETIAISAAMLAGILALGLFFINAVVASYNIGGTIEGFHDPKFKRLPRGVLACIIASLVVGIVGVLLIKGGAV; encoded by the coding sequence ATGGACCCATTATTATTAATCGGTGCTGTAACCGTTGGCGGAGTCCTAATTGGTGGGGGTGTACACTTCATACCAGTAGGAGGAGCTCCAGCAGCTATAGCAACAGCAACAGGTGTGGGAACAGGTACCGCTATGCTTGCAGCAGGTGGAGGTATGACAGGACTCATCACAGCAGCAGCCATGACAGGTCAACCTCTCTGGTTGGTCTTAGCTTCAGGCGCTATCGGTTCAGCTTTAATGCTCGGTATAACTATGCTCGTAGGTAACTGGGTTTACGTATTCGGAGTAGGATGTGTACCGGCATCAGCAAAAGTGGACACTGACCCACTAACTAAATATGAACAAAGTAAGTTTGTTACACCAGGTACCGAAGGTCACGGAATTCCAACAGTTTGTTTTGTAAGTGGAATTATAGGTGGACTTTTAGGTGGAATTGGTGGAGGATTAGCTTATTACTACCTCTACGATGCACTAATTCAGATTCCAGCATACGCAGTAAAATCTGGAGAAACAATAGCAATAAGTGCAGCAATGCTTGCAGGAATATTAGCTTTAGGATTGTTCTTTATAAACGCGGTAGTAGCTTCCTATAACATTGGAGGTACCATCGAAGGATTCCACGATCCTAAGTTCAAGAGACTTCCAAGAGGAGTATTAGCATGTATAATTGCCTCATTAGTAGTCGGAATTGTAGGAGTATTGCTAATTAAAGGAGGTGCTGTATAA
- the mtrC gene encoding tetrahydromethanopterin S-methyltransferase subunit C produces MSAAGGGPAGVAVPATQTLALGVVGGLVGIYLLPYAGPVFGPLFAALGAVAAIIWGADAIRRVASYGLGTGVPSIGYMSLSIGVVGGIAGIAGALLLGPKLAIAGPVLGLVISMIVGAIVALVGKKIIKMKIPVLVQGTAELAGASALSVIGFSAAIAGSIELAAIQTAVISTGFIALLFIMNTMAIQHPFNACLGPNEDQTRTLKLAASTGFMSMAIVGLIALLVSGNWKVSIVPIVGALAWLISIRAFIQTSAKDAASVAWSGMWPKEEEH; encoded by the coding sequence ATGTCAGCAGCAGGCGGAGGACCCGCAGGTGTAGCTGTACCAGCCACACAAACCTTAGCACTCGGTGTTGTAGGAGGACTTGTAGGTATATACTTATTACCATACGCAGGCCCAGTATTCGGACCACTATTTGCAGCTCTTGGAGCAGTCGCAGCCATAATATGGGGTGCTGACGCAATAAGAAGAGTAGCAAGCTATGGTTTAGGAACTGGAGTACCTTCAATTGGATACATGTCACTATCTATCGGTGTTGTAGGTGGAATAGCAGGAATAGCCGGAGCACTTTTACTCGGCCCTAAATTAGCTATTGCAGGCCCAGTACTGGGACTTGTAATATCCATGATAGTAGGAGCAATAGTTGCACTTGTCGGTAAAAAAATCATAAAGATGAAAATACCAGTCTTAGTACAAGGTACTGCCGAACTTGCAGGAGCATCAGCATTATCTGTAATCGGATTTTCAGCAGCTATAGCTGGAAGCATAGAACTTGCAGCAATACAAACTGCAGTAATATCAACAGGATTCATAGCGCTGTTATTCATCATGAACACAATGGCCATACAACATCCGTTTAACGCATGTTTAGGACCAAACGAAGACCAAACAAGAACACTTAAACTGGCAGCATCCACAGGATTCATGTCAATGGCAATAGTAGGATTAATTGCACTATTAGTATCTGGTAACTGGAAAGTATCAATAGTTCCAATAGTAGGTGCTTTAGCATGGTTAATATCAATCAGAGCATTTATCCAAACATCAGCCAAAGACGCAGCATCAGTTGCATGGTCTGGTATGTGGCCTAAAGAAGAGGAGCACTAA